One genomic window of Deinococcus peraridilitoris DSM 19664 includes the following:
- a CDS encoding D-arabinono-1,4-lactone oxidase: MKHSRNWAGNYTYQAARWHAPETTAELQEIIRRSSHLRVLATRHSFNDLADTPSDLLTLEHFDRIVELDTAQRTVTVEAGVRYGELCSFLHHHGFALHNLASLPHISVVGACTTATHGSGDRHGNLATAVTAIEFINAEGAVMVASRTSHREHFAGMVVALGALGVITRLTLEVLPAYAVQQDVYENLRLAQLAEHFDAITGGADSVSLFTDWQHQRFHQVWLKRRLAGDVIFTTPAVWFGATAATKELHPIPAMSAVNCTPQLGVSGPWHERLPHFRLEHTPSVGSELQSEYFVPRSRAVEALQAVFTLREVLAPVLLVSEIRTVAADDLWMSPCYQQDSIGIHFTWQPDWTRVREVLLLVEAQLAPFNARPHWGKLFRMPPERLHTLYEKRQDFQRLLRSYDPQGKFSNPFVNAYIFNS; the protein is encoded by the coding sequence ATGAAGCATTCACGGAACTGGGCGGGCAACTATACCTACCAAGCAGCACGCTGGCACGCACCGGAAACCACCGCGGAGCTTCAGGAGATCATCCGTCGCTCCAGTCACCTCCGCGTACTCGCAACACGTCATTCGTTCAACGATCTTGCTGACACCCCGAGCGATCTGCTGACCCTCGAGCATTTTGACCGGATCGTCGAGCTGGACACCGCGCAGCGGACGGTCACCGTGGAAGCAGGGGTCCGGTACGGTGAGCTGTGCAGCTTCTTGCATCACCACGGCTTCGCCCTTCATAATCTGGCGTCGCTTCCGCACATTTCCGTGGTGGGTGCCTGCACGACCGCGACGCACGGTTCGGGTGATCGGCATGGCAATCTCGCCACGGCCGTCACGGCCATCGAATTCATCAACGCCGAGGGCGCGGTCATGGTGGCTTCTCGCACCTCGCACCGTGAACATTTCGCGGGAATGGTCGTCGCGCTGGGTGCTCTGGGTGTCATCACCAGACTGACCCTCGAGGTGCTCCCTGCTTACGCGGTACAGCAGGACGTCTACGAGAATTTACGGTTGGCGCAACTGGCAGAGCACTTCGACGCCATTACGGGAGGTGCGGACAGCGTCAGCTTGTTCACGGACTGGCAGCACCAGCGCTTCCATCAGGTCTGGCTCAAACGCCGGCTCGCGGGTGACGTCATTTTCACGACTCCCGCGGTCTGGTTCGGCGCGACGGCCGCCACGAAAGAGCTTCATCCGATTCCAGCCATGTCTGCTGTCAACTGCACGCCGCAATTGGGCGTTTCCGGTCCGTGGCATGAACGCCTGCCTCATTTCCGCCTTGAGCACACTCCCAGCGTCGGCTCGGAATTGCAGAGTGAGTACTTCGTGCCGCGATCACGAGCAGTGGAAGCCCTGCAGGCCGTGTTCACCCTGCGAGAAGTGCTCGCGCCGGTGTTGCTGGTGTCCGAGATCCGCACCGTCGCTGCGGACGACTTGTGGATGAGCCCCTGTTATCAGCAGGACAGTATCGGCATTCACTTCACGTGGCAGCCTGACTGGACGAGGGTCCGTGAAGTCCTGCTCCTCGTCGAAGCGCAACTGGCGCCGTTCAATGCCCGGCCACACTGGGGCAAGCTGTTCAGGATGCCCCCCGAGCGACTGCACACCCTGTACGAAAAACGGCAGGACTTCCAGCGACTCCTGCGGTCTTACGATCCGCAAGGAAAGTTCAGCAATCCCTTCGTGAACGCGTACATCTTCAACAGCTGA
- a CDS encoding aldo/keto reductase yields MEYTKLGSTGLDVSRICLGCMGFGDKERWIHQWVLNEEDSRPVIQKALELGINFFDTANVYSIGRSEEILGRALKDFAKRDEVVIATKLHGKMHEGPNGGGLSRKAILSEIDHSLKRLGTDYVDLYQIHRWDDATPIEETMEALHDVVKAGKARYIGASAMWAWQFQRALHVAEKHGWTRFVSMQNHLNLIYREEEREMLPLCRAEGIGVIPYSPLASGRLTRDWGSERTLRSETDTIAKSKYDATADTDRQVVERVAELAQKHRVPRAHIALAWLLQKRPVTAPIIGATKISHLEDAVGALSVKLAAEEVAYLEEPYVPHPIIGHQ; encoded by the coding sequence ATGGAATACACGAAACTGGGAAGCACTGGGCTGGACGTCTCCCGAATCTGCCTGGGCTGCATGGGCTTTGGGGACAAGGAACGCTGGATTCACCAGTGGGTGCTGAACGAGGAAGACAGCCGCCCGGTCATTCAGAAAGCCCTGGAGTTGGGCATCAATTTTTTCGACACCGCCAACGTCTACTCGATCGGGCGGAGTGAGGAGATTCTCGGGCGCGCCTTGAAGGACTTCGCCAAGCGCGATGAAGTGGTGATTGCCACCAAGCTGCACGGCAAGATGCATGAAGGACCCAACGGTGGTGGGCTTTCACGCAAAGCCATCCTGAGCGAGATCGACCACAGTCTGAAACGGCTCGGGACGGATTACGTGGACCTCTACCAGATTCACCGTTGGGATGACGCCACGCCCATCGAGGAGACGATGGAAGCACTGCATGACGTGGTGAAAGCGGGAAAAGCCCGCTACATCGGCGCTTCGGCCATGTGGGCCTGGCAGTTCCAGCGGGCGTTGCACGTGGCGGAAAAGCATGGCTGGACGCGCTTTGTTTCCATGCAGAACCATCTGAACCTGATCTACCGCGAAGAGGAACGGGAGATGCTGCCACTCTGCCGCGCGGAGGGCATCGGTGTCATTCCATACAGCCCGTTGGCGTCCGGCAGGCTGACCCGTGACTGGGGCTCGGAACGCACCCTGCGGTCCGAAACGGACACGATAGCGAAAAGCAAGTACGACGCGACCGCAGACACAGATCGTCAAGTTGTGGAGCGCGTCGCTGAACTCGCCCAGAAACATCGGGTGCCGCGCGCTCATATCGCGCTGGCGTGGCTGTTACAGAAGCGGCCGGTGACCGCGCCGATCATCGGGGCGACGAAGATTTCCCACCTGGAGGATGCCGTCGGCGCGTTGTCGGTCAAGCTGGCAGCGGAAGAAGTCGCTTATCTGGAAGAGCCGTACGTGCCGCATCCCATCATCGGTCATCAGTAA
- a CDS encoding MFS transporter — translation MPADVTHKVVPASAAVIGALAFVLMGGVQALYGPSLPGFSQHFGLPVSTVGLVISAHGLGALAGVLGTIPLTAHPAGRYRTGAAVVLLAVGALTLALTTVWPVALLGALTVGMGYGVLTVGLNSLFAVSFGQRSAAMVNLLNAVFGMGAILGPLLVGRAGGNVSGPFFIVALGAGLLAPFAFSLDDRLPVPAARQEASIDQGRSLLVGFLVLLALGVGLEASSSGWNATYLVALGHTPATAASFTSLFYLAFTAARLAAVPLSLRLSSSTLVTASLTLAAVLLLLAQMPALAPYMLAMLGGSVALLFPNTFTWLARTLPAARGGTALMVAGALLGGALFPALIGQAVAAFGERVLPNAMLALTVLALILAVWLLRMSRDLRRRR, via the coding sequence ATGCCCGCTGACGTGACCCACAAGGTCGTTCCCGCTTCGGCGGCTGTCATCGGTGCGCTCGCCTTCGTACTGATGGGCGGCGTGCAGGCCCTGTACGGTCCCTCCCTTCCCGGTTTCAGTCAACATTTCGGTCTGCCCGTAAGTACGGTGGGGCTGGTCATCAGCGCGCATGGCCTCGGCGCGCTCGCTGGAGTGCTCGGTACCATACCGCTTACCGCTCACCCCGCGGGGCGTTACAGGACCGGCGCGGCCGTCGTCCTGCTGGCGGTGGGAGCCCTGACGTTGGCGTTGACGACCGTGTGGCCCGTGGCTTTGCTCGGCGCGCTGACGGTTGGGATGGGGTACGGCGTCCTGACGGTCGGACTCAACAGCCTGTTCGCGGTGAGCTTCGGACAGCGCAGTGCGGCGATGGTCAATCTCCTCAACGCCGTGTTTGGGATGGGTGCCATTCTGGGTCCCCTGCTGGTCGGAAGGGCCGGCGGGAACGTCAGTGGGCCCTTTTTTATCGTTGCACTGGGAGCTGGGCTGCTCGCCCCCTTCGCGTTCTCCCTCGATGACCGGCTCCCTGTACCCGCTGCCAGGCAAGAAGCTTCAATCGACCAGGGAAGAAGCCTGCTGGTGGGTTTTCTGGTGCTGTTGGCATTGGGCGTGGGCCTCGAAGCGAGCAGCAGCGGATGGAACGCCACCTACCTGGTGGCTTTGGGGCATACCCCGGCGACGGCTGCGAGTTTCACCTCGCTGTTCTATCTGGCGTTCACCGCGGCGCGTCTGGCCGCGGTACCGCTGAGCCTGCGCCTGTCGTCGTCCACTTTGGTGACAGCGTCGCTCACACTGGCCGCGGTTCTCCTGCTGCTCGCCCAGATGCCGGCGCTCGCACCGTACATGCTCGCCATGCTGGGAGGATCGGTGGCGCTGCTCTTCCCCAACACCTTCACCTGGTTGGCACGCACTTTGCCGGCGGCCCGAGGTGGAACGGCGCTGATGGTTGCCGGCGCTTTGCTCGGCGGCGCGCTGTTTCCGGCGTTGATCGGTCAGGCTGTGGCCGCGTTTGGTGAGCGCGTTCTCCCGAACGCCATGCTGGCCCTGACAGTGCTGGCATTGATCCTGGCGGTGTGGCTCCTCAGAATGTCGAGGGATCTCAGGAGGCGCCGGTAG
- a CDS encoding lipocalin family protein codes for MSLLPVAVLTGVLLCACAPPAVAFNPQQLPAASDFGPRNAPLEWWYVSGYLPESELAFHWAQFKVNFRGVPFFTSHVAVTDLRNNTLTFTEQTSGPSEFSFPPLKVQQGEWKLQQDAESYTLNAGPLQLNLTPRKPAVLHPPGYSGTPETGQMYYQSVTRLDVTGVVNGREARGEAWFDHQWGDQLPSRSVTWDWFGLQLSNGADLMVYRVKNARGDVVQLAGSWVDAQGVAREVRNLRAVPLEAWRAPSGRSYVLSWELQAAEFHLRVDPVRREQELLSGTTFVAYWEGPVRAEGSWGAERVRAQGMAEFVAGPLF; via the coding sequence ATGTCACTCCTGCCCGTGGCTGTTCTGACCGGTGTGCTGCTGTGCGCCTGCGCTCCACCGGCCGTCGCGTTCAATCCACAACAATTGCCTGCCGCGAGTGATTTCGGACCGCGGAACGCTCCGCTGGAATGGTGGTACGTCTCCGGGTACCTGCCTGAAAGCGAACTGGCGTTCCACTGGGCGCAATTCAAGGTGAACTTCCGTGGCGTGCCGTTCTTCACCTCCCATGTGGCCGTCACGGATCTGCGAAACAACACCCTCACGTTCACCGAGCAGACCAGCGGACCCAGCGAATTCTCTTTCCCACCGCTCAAGGTGCAGCAAGGCGAATGGAAACTTCAGCAGGACGCGGAGAGCTACACGCTGAATGCCGGACCATTGCAGCTCAACCTCACACCCCGCAAGCCGGCAGTGCTGCACCCACCCGGGTATTCGGGCACACCGGAAACCGGGCAGATGTACTACCAGAGCGTCACGCGTCTGGACGTGACCGGAGTGGTGAATGGACGTGAAGCCCGGGGTGAGGCGTGGTTCGATCACCAGTGGGGGGACCAGCTGCCTTCACGCAGCGTCACCTGGGACTGGTTCGGTCTGCAGCTCTCCAACGGAGCGGACCTGATGGTGTACCGGGTCAAGAACGCCCGCGGTGACGTGGTGCAACTGGCTGGCTCGTGGGTGGACGCGCAGGGCGTGGCGCGTGAAGTGCGGAACTTGCGTGCGGTCCCGCTGGAGGCGTGGCGTGCTCCAAGTGGTCGGTCGTACGTGCTGTCGTGGGAGCTGCAGGCAGCGGAATTCCATTTACGGGTGGATCCCGTCAGGCGCGAGCAGGAACTGCTGTCCGGTACGACCTTCGTGGCGTACTGGGAAGGTCCGGTGCGTGCTGAGGGAAGCTGGGGTGCCGAGCGCGTCCGAGCGCAAGGCATGGCGGAGTTCGTTGCTGGGCCGCTGTTCTGA
- a CDS encoding HNH endonuclease signature motif containing protein, with protein sequence MASERYERVWVSATRRHVWVHRLVAEQVLGRPLRPGEVVHHVNGDKLDHRPENLRVMTGRRQHMLLGHLERRAARGQRPLFDPDTFRSS encoded by the coding sequence ATGGCGAGCGAAAGGTATGAGCGTGTGTGGGTTTCAGCAACACGACGGCACGTGTGGGTGCACCGGCTTGTGGCAGAGCAGGTGCTCGGGCGGCCGCTGCGGCCCGGCGAGGTCGTGCATCACGTCAACGGTGACAAACTCGACCACCGCCCGGAAAACCTGCGGGTCATGACGGGCCGGCGGCAGCACATGCTTCTCGGGCACCTCGAGCGCCGCGCAGCCCGCGGGCAACGCCCGCTGTTCGACCCTGACACCTTCCGCAGCAGCTGA
- a CDS encoding DUF4158 domain-containing protein yields the protein MPFEFLSDMHLARYGQYAPNLTALVLGDPFHLQDAELARLKHDFRHDHTRLGYTVQRATLLHLGTFLVDPTAVPDVVLNVLAQQLGISNPRQVLPRYLSRRPTRFDHQAKIKDELGYKDFDRTEWLHLTRWLYSTLRLSSERPIVLFDHVTKKLVQRKIVLPGATTLAKLIVAVRERVTQQTFVQLARRLTPAQQRTLDDLLVVAHKERFSPYEKLRAGPTLVSGKGIRTALDRLQAIRKLGLSDIDLTDLPSGRLGVLQRDGLIHWTSTLSRMAMPRRYAILLATLQHLELHATDDVLDIFDAHMNDLGLKGERKRRQERLRYLKDLDGAALLLRDAMRVVLNEEIPEGQLRQRLKVTFGADQLTLAIARVTELASDVSDQDTERWMYALHSVRQFFPALIEAVKFGGTAGTKPLLDALEFLSAAAPVWSRAPRSFVPKAWETVVFPFGQRDPDKRVYQLCVAHGLHEALKRREVFVIRSGKYGDPRSQLLQGEAWDATKSEVLRALDLPDDPKVYVQALASEVDGTYRAMLARLPDNAFVRVEHDVVVLTPLDKMPDTESYRLLERQTDVRLPVIDLSELLLETNSFAPFIDAMVEAVDGAPRRGDIATSICAVLVAEACNIGLKAVARSNIPALTLGRLSFVKQHYVRLDALLKANAVLVGLTSLSAG from the coding sequence ATGCCTTTCGAGTTCCTCTCAGACATGCACCTCGCGCGGTACGGACAATACGCTCCCAACCTCACAGCCCTGGTCCTTGGCGACCCCTTTCACCTCCAAGACGCCGAGCTGGCCAGGCTGAAGCATGACTTCCGGCATGATCACACTCGGCTCGGTTACACCGTCCAGCGCGCCACCCTCCTCCATCTGGGCACCTTCCTTGTCGATCCCACCGCTGTCCCGGACGTTGTCCTCAACGTTCTTGCTCAGCAACTGGGCATCAGCAACCCCAGGCAGGTTCTTCCGCGTTACCTGTCACGACGGCCGACCCGCTTCGATCACCAGGCGAAAATCAAGGATGAACTCGGGTACAAGGACTTCGACCGAACCGAATGGCTGCATCTGACACGCTGGCTCTACTCGACCCTGCGTCTCAGCAGCGAACGCCCCATCGTCCTCTTCGACCACGTCACCAAAAAGCTCGTGCAGCGCAAGATTGTTTTGCCCGGAGCCACCACCCTCGCCAAGCTGATCGTTGCCGTTCGCGAACGTGTCACCCAGCAAACTTTCGTGCAACTCGCCCGTCGGCTTACGCCCGCCCAGCAACGTACGCTCGACGACCTGCTGGTCGTGGCCCACAAAGAACGCTTCTCGCCATACGAAAAACTGCGTGCCGGCCCCACGCTTGTCTCGGGGAAAGGCATCAGGACCGCGCTCGACCGCTTGCAGGCCATCCGCAAGCTTGGCCTCTCGGACATCGACCTGACTGACCTTCCATCTGGGCGGCTGGGTGTGCTGCAACGAGACGGCCTGATCCACTGGACCTCCACACTGTCCCGCATGGCCATGCCACGTCGCTACGCCATCCTGCTGGCGACGTTGCAGCACCTGGAGCTTCACGCCACCGACGACGTGCTCGACATTTTCGATGCTCACATGAACGACCTTGGCCTCAAAGGGGAACGGAAACGCCGCCAGGAACGCCTGCGGTACCTCAAGGACCTCGATGGGGCAGCCCTGCTGTTACGCGACGCAATGCGGGTCGTGCTGAACGAAGAAATCCCTGAAGGGCAGCTTCGGCAGCGCCTCAAAGTCACCTTCGGCGCCGATCAGCTTACGCTGGCCATCGCCCGAGTGACGGAATTGGCCAGTGACGTCAGCGATCAGGACACGGAACGCTGGATGTACGCCCTGCACAGCGTCCGACAGTTCTTCCCCGCCTTGATCGAGGCCGTGAAGTTCGGTGGGACCGCAGGCACGAAACCCTTGCTGGATGCCCTTGAATTCCTGTCAGCTGCTGCTCCAGTATGGTCCCGGGCGCCCCGGTCCTTTGTGCCCAAAGCCTGGGAAACAGTGGTGTTCCCGTTCGGGCAGCGCGACCCGGACAAGCGGGTCTACCAGCTTTGCGTTGCACATGGACTGCACGAAGCACTCAAACGGCGGGAAGTCTTCGTGATCCGCAGCGGGAAGTATGGCGATCCGCGTTCGCAGCTGTTGCAGGGTGAAGCCTGGGACGCCACCAAGAGTGAGGTGCTGCGGGCCCTGGATCTTCCTGACGACCCCAAGGTGTACGTGCAGGCCCTCGCATCCGAAGTGGACGGCACGTATCGGGCGATGCTGGCACGTCTTCCAGACAACGCCTTTGTTCGTGTTGAGCACGACGTGGTCGTGCTCACCCCACTGGATAAAATGCCGGACACCGAGTCCTACCGGTTGTTGGAACGCCAGACAGATGTCCGGTTGCCGGTCATCGACCTGTCCGAGCTGCTGCTGGAAACTAACTCGTTCGCCCCGTTCATCGACGCCATGGTCGAAGCGGTGGACGGCGCGCCGAGACGTGGGGATATTGCCACCAGTATTTGCGCGGTGTTGGTGGCTGAGGCGTGCAATATCGGGCTCAAAGCGGTGGCCCGCTCGAATATTCCAGCGTTGACGTTGGGACGGCTGTCGTTCGTCAAGCAGCACTACGTGCGACTGGACGCACTCCTGAAAGCGAATGCTGTGCTGGTCGGCCTGACGTCACTGTCGGCGGGATAA